A stretch of the Porites lutea chromosome 12, jaPorLute2.1, whole genome shotgun sequence genome encodes the following:
- the LOC140953680 gene encoding uncharacterized protein, whose protein sequence is MSKRNQRSSSSSSTQSRPSPKRNKLLGATAEGNTESCSMDKTPDDRPSLERIMEKLSCLDNRIEEHFGGLKSDISILRHELKEEIEGVKSTLTGVEKSLESVWNVIADLQAESKSHADFKKTYQSSLDNVKSELAMASSKNAKLETEIDALKVRFLEEQEKVIALENYSRRENLRFMNVPEQEGENCANIINDIIENELNMDVENLQFHAIHRVGKRRSSDETSKAYPRPIIARFLCREDRDMVLKAKGRLRNSSQYENVYITQDFAKAIQMERKVLIKAMFLARKKGMKAKVVDRNLVVNNNVYNVDNIPDNLKESSTLNSNSS, encoded by the coding sequence CGGAGCGACAGCCGAGGGAAATACGGAATCCTGCAGTATGGATAAAACGCCCGACGATCGTCCCTCGCTCGAAAGAATCATGGAAAAGCTATCTTGCTTGGATAACAGAATAGAGGAACATTTCGGTGGGCTAAAATCTGATATTTCGATTTTAAGACACGAACTTAAAGAAGAGATCGAAGGCGTTAAAAGCACCTTGACAGGGGTAGAGAAATCACTTGAATCCGTGTGGAATGTCATCGCAGACCTACAAGCAGAATCTAAGTCTCACGCAGACTTCAAGAAAACCTACCAAAGCAGTTTGGataatgtaaaaagtgaacTGGCTATGGCTTCATCAAAGAATGCCAAGCTCGAGACCGAAATTGACGCCTTGAAAGTAAGATTTTTGGAGGAGCAGGAGAAAGTAATTGCCCTTGAAAATTATTCCCGGCGGGAAAATCTACGTTTCATGAACGTACCAGAACAAGAAGGTGAAAACTGTGCGAACATTATTAACGATATCATCGAAAACGAGCTAAACATGGATGTTGAGAATCTTCAATTCCATGCAATTCATAGAGTGGGAAAACGGCGTTCGTCGGATGAGACATCGAAAGCTTATCCAAGGCCAATCATTGCCCGTTTTCTGTGCAGAGAGGACAGAGATATGGTACTAAAAGCGAAGGGAAGGCTGCGAAACTCTTCACAATATGAAAACGTGTATATTACTCAAGACTTCGCCAAAGCTATTCAAATGGAGAGAAAAGTTTTAATCAAGGCTATGTTTCTGGCCCGCAAGAAAGGTATGAAAGCAAAGGTGGTAGACAGAAACTTGGTGGTAAATAACAATGTTTATAACGTAGATAACATCCCGGATAATCTGAAGGAATCTAGCACCCTTAATTCGAATTCTAGCTGA